The Streptomyces sp. NL15-2K genome contains a region encoding:
- the nagB gene encoding glucosamine-6-phosphate deaminase → MEVVIVPDARSGGELIAEAMAQLLRRKPDALLGVATGSTPLPIYQALAAKVRAGAVDASRARIAQLDEYVGLPAEHPESYRSVLRREVLEPLGIGMDAFMGPDGTAEDVPGACEAYDRALAEAGGVDLQLLGIGTDGHIGFNEPCSSLASRTRIKTLTEQTRIDNARFFDGDIEQVPQHVITQGIGTILEARHLVLLATGEGKADAIAATVEGPVAAVCPASALQLHPHATVVVDEAAASKLKLAEYFRHTYANKPDWQGI, encoded by the coding sequence GTGGAAGTTGTCATAGTTCCGGACGCCAGGTCGGGCGGCGAGCTGATCGCCGAGGCCATGGCGCAGCTGCTCCGGCGCAAGCCCGACGCCCTGCTCGGCGTGGCCACCGGCTCGACGCCGCTGCCTATCTATCAGGCGCTGGCCGCGAAGGTGCGTGCCGGTGCCGTGGATGCCTCGCGGGCGCGGATCGCGCAGCTCGACGAATACGTGGGGCTGCCGGCCGAGCACCCGGAGTCGTACCGCTCGGTCCTGCGGCGCGAGGTGCTCGAGCCGCTGGGGATCGGAATGGACGCGTTCATGGGGCCGGACGGCACGGCCGAGGACGTGCCGGGGGCGTGCGAGGCGTACGACAGGGCGTTGGCCGAGGCCGGAGGGGTGGATCTGCAGTTGCTCGGGATCGGGACCGACGGACACATAGGGTTCAACGAGCCGTGCTCGTCGCTGGCCTCGCGGACGCGGATCAAGACGCTGACCGAGCAGACCCGGATCGACAACGCCCGCTTCTTCGACGGGGACATCGAGCAGGTGCCGCAGCACGTGATCACGCAGGGCATCGGGACGATCCTGGAGGCGCGGCACCTGGTGCTGCTGGCGACCGGCGAGGGCAAGGCGGACGCGATCGCGGCGACCGTCGAGGGACCGGTGGCGGCCGTGTGCCCGGCCTCCGCGCTCCAGTTGCACCCGCACGCGACGGTGGTGGTCGACGAGGCCGCCGCGTCCAAGTTGAAGCTCGCGGAGTACTTCCGCCATACCTATGCCAACAAGCCTGACTGGCAGGGGATTTAA
- a CDS encoding SDR family oxidoreductase, producing MGVLAGRTALVTGASRGIGRGIAERLGRDGARVAVHYGRNEAAAKETVAAIEAAGGSAFAIGVELGAPGDAEALWEEFDRHADGLDILVNNAGIGNTRPIEEIDEAEYDRVFAVNVKAPFLLVKHGMTRLRDGGRVINVSSGLARSAKMPNAIAYAMTKGALDVFSQYLSKVLGPRNITVNSVAPGVIATDGTYELLHASEDAREQLAALSALGRVGETADVADVVAFLASDGGRWVTGSWVDVTGGSQS from the coding sequence ATGGGCGTGCTTGCGGGCAGGACGGCTCTGGTCACCGGGGCGAGCAGGGGCATCGGACGCGGGATCGCGGAGCGGCTCGGACGCGACGGCGCACGGGTCGCGGTGCACTACGGCAGGAACGAGGCGGCGGCGAAGGAGACAGTCGCCGCGATCGAGGCGGCGGGTGGCTCGGCCTTCGCGATCGGCGTGGAGCTGGGGGCGCCCGGGGACGCCGAGGCCCTGTGGGAGGAGTTCGACCGGCACGCGGACGGGCTGGACATCCTGGTGAACAACGCCGGCATCGGCAACACCCGGCCGATCGAGGAGATCGACGAGGCGGAGTACGACAGGGTCTTCGCGGTGAACGTGAAGGCGCCCTTCCTCCTCGTCAAGCACGGCATGACCCGCCTGCGCGACGGCGGCCGGGTCATCAACGTCTCGTCGGGGCTGGCCCGGAGCGCGAAGATGCCGAACGCCATTGCGTACGCCATGACGAAGGGCGCTCTGGACGTCTTCTCCCAGTACCTGTCCAAGGTGCTGGGCCCTCGGAACATCACCGTGAACTCGGTGGCGCCGGGGGTCATAGCCACCGACGGCACATATGAACTGCTGCACGCGAGCGAGGACGCGCGGGAGCAGCTGGCGGCGCTGTCCGCGCTGGGCCGGGTGGGGGAGACGGCCGACGTGGCGGATGTGGTGGCGTTCCTGGCGTCGGACGGGGGACGGTGGGTGACGGGGAGCTGGGTGGACGTTACGGGAGGTTCACAGAGCTAG
- a CDS encoding TetR/AcrR family transcriptional regulator: MVSSEGTKAQVKPVSKPRGRPRSFDRETALEKALLAFWQHGYEATSVSDLTRVMDIGAPSLYAAFGDKRSLFEEVVREYSAKYGSFGDRALAEEPTARAAVERTLREAAVEYTDPAHPYGCLVIHAAINCTTSEVEGSLRERRNATVAAFERRIRADVAAGLLPAGTDAAALARHTGAMLQGMSQQARDGASREELEALAEIAMAIWPRTGTRTG; this comes from the coding sequence ATGGTGAGCAGCGAGGGCACGAAGGCGCAGGTCAAGCCCGTATCCAAGCCCCGAGGCCGCCCCCGCTCCTTCGACCGCGAGACCGCCCTGGAGAAGGCGCTCCTCGCCTTCTGGCAGCACGGCTACGAGGCCACCTCGGTCTCCGACCTCACACGCGTGATGGACATCGGCGCCCCGAGCCTCTACGCGGCCTTCGGTGACAAGCGGTCACTGTTCGAGGAAGTCGTCCGGGAGTACAGCGCGAAGTACGGCTCCTTCGGCGACCGCGCCCTCGCCGAGGAACCCACCGCCCGCGCCGCGGTCGAGCGCACGCTGCGCGAGGCCGCCGTCGAGTACACCGACCCCGCCCACCCGTACGGATGTCTCGTCATCCACGCGGCCATCAACTGCACGACCTCCGAGGTCGAGGGGTCCCTCCGTGAGCGGCGCAACGCCACCGTCGCCGCGTTCGAGCGCCGCATCCGGGCGGACGTCGCCGCGGGCCTGCTCCCGGCCGGCACCGACGCCGCCGCCCTCGCCCGGCACACCGGAGCGATGCTCCAGGGCATGTCCCAACAGGCGCGCGACGGCGCGAGCCGCGAGGAGTTGGAGGCGCTCGCGGAAATTGCCATGGCCATCTGGCCCCGCACAGGAACCCGTACGGGTTAG